From one Brachypodium distachyon strain Bd21 chromosome 4, Brachypodium_distachyon_v3.0, whole genome shotgun sequence genomic stretch:
- the LOC100827611 gene encoding pentatricopeptide repeat-containing protein At2g36980, mitochondrial, giving the protein MSLNSQVGRAAARIAEHGGAPSFADLAAATSRIAWHGRAGDAAAARTVFDAMPCRDAVAWNAMLTAYARAGQPRAALGLFVRAHAPDAFSLTAALSAAADLRSPDAGAQLHARLLRLGLRAPLPVGNALVAMYARCARADDAARAFREMPERNALSWCSLLHAYVASGQMKVAQELFDEMPIGNNVAWNTLLMGYSRSGNAKQCLLVFNKMRMSGLCCDDATLCILVDACAELPYPPTGFAIHKIVVQSGWNAIPEVNNSLISFYSKFSLLEYAVKIFESMESRTIVSWNSLIDAYMRLGHIEQAAVLFRIAPATNAISWTAMIGGFARNGSADEALALFVKMLTQDDIHPDSFTFGAVLHACATASSLASGRMIHGCAFRTGYASYLYVANSLMDMYAKCGDVEGATNVFHAVLKKDLVSWNTMLFGFAINGWAKEALEVYRRMLSHDACPDEVTFAGLLTACSHSGLLEQGRTFFESMVSVHGLKPTPEHLSCVLDMYARSGNIAAAIEMLDRYSETIQTCSVMREALLSTYSPDHLDMRTRRKVGSSMVSSDPSRDAGYVMLSNLFCATGQWTEAERVRRAMAEHGVKKSPGCSWIQVKGAVKVFVSGEQEVDRSDIVCDVIHLLDDEMRNIMFCGA; this is encoded by the coding sequence ATGAGCCTGAACTCACAAGTTGGTCGAGCCGCAGCACGCATAGCAGAGCATGGAGGAGCCCCCTCCTTCGCCGatctggccgccgccacctccaggATCGCCTGGcacggccgtgccggcgacgccgccgcggcgcgcaCCGTGTTCGACGCCATGCCCTGCCGCGACGCCGTCGCCTGGAACGCCATGCTCACCGCCTACGCCCGCGCAGGCCagccgcgcgccgccctcgGGCTCTTCGTCCGCGCGCACGCGCCGGACGCATTCTCCCTCACCGCCGCGCTCTCCGCGGCCGCGGATCTCCGCTCCCCCGACGCCGGCGCGCAGCTCCAtgcgcgcctcctccgcctcggaCTGCGCGCGCCGCTCCCCGTCGGCAACGCTCTCGTCGCCATGTACGCCAGGTGCGCCCGCGCGGacgacgccgcgcgcgccttCCGGGAGATGCCCGAGCGCAATGCGCTGTCCTGGTGCTCGCTCCTTCATGCCTACGTTGCTTCAGGCCAGATGAAGGTTGCGCAGGAGTTGTTCGATGAAATGCCCATTGGAAACAATGTTGCTTGGAACACGTTGCTCATGGGGTATTCCCGCAGTGGCAATGCCAAGCAGTGTTTGCTTGTGTTTAACAAGATGCGGATGTCAGGACTATGCTGCGACGATGCAACACTGTGCATTCTTGTTGACGCTTGCGCAGAGCTTCCCTACCCACCTACCGGCTTTGCAATCCACAAGATTGTTGTGCAGAGTGGCTGGAATGCCATCCCTGAGGTCAATAACTCACTTATTTCCTTCTACAGTAAGTTCAGCTTGCTAGAGTATGCTGTGAAGATCTTCGAGTCTATGGAGAGTAGGACCATTGTGTCATGGAATTCATTGATCGATGCATACATGAGGCTTGGCCACATTGAACAAGCTGCTGTGCTGTTTCGAATTGCTCCTGCAACCAATGCCATCTCATGGACTGCGATGATTGGAGGTTTTGCGAGGAATGGCTCTGCAGATGAGGCCCTTGCACTGTTTGTCAAGATGTTGACACAGGACGATATCCATCCTGACAGCTTTACTTTTGGGGCCGTGCTTCATGCTTGCGCTACTGCATCTTCTCTGGCCAGTGGAAGGATGATCCACGGCTGTGCATTCAGAACCGGTTATGCATCCTACTTGTATGTGGCCAACAGTTTGATGGACATGTATGCCAAGTGTGGAGACGTAGAGGGTGCAACCAATGTATTCCATGCTGTTCTTAAGAAGGATTTGGTCTCATGGAACACAATGCTGTTCGGATTCGCGATAAATGGATGGGCAAAGGAAGCACTAGAAGTGTACAGAAGAATGTTATCCCACGATGCTTGCCCTGACGAGGTCACATTTGCAGGCTTGCTCACAGCCTGCAGCCATTCTGGCCTCCTGGAGCAAGGGAGAACCTTCTTTGAGTCAATGGTGTCTGTCCATGGACTGAAACCAACACCAGAGCATTTATCTTGCGTTCTTGACATGTATGCTAGATCAGGAAACATTGCAGCGGCCATTGAGATGCTGGACCGTTACTCGGAAACAATTCAGACGTGTAGCGTCATGCGTGAAGCTTTGCTAAGCACCTACTCACCAGATCACCTGGACATGAGAACCAGAAGGAAGGTGGGAAGCAGCATGGTGTCGTCTGATCCTTCAAGAGATGCAGGCTATGTCATGCTGTCCAACTTGTTTTGCGCCACTGGGCAGTGGACTGAAGCCGAGAGGGTAAGGAGAGCCATGGCAGAGCATGGCGTCAAGAAGTCCCCTGGCTGTAGCTGGATCCAAGTTAAGGGTGCCGTTAAGGTATTTGTATCAGGTGAGCAAGAGGTTGATCGGTCAGATATAGTATGCGATGTCATTCACTTGTTGGACGATGAGATGAGAAATATTATGTTTTGCGGCGCGTAA
- the LOC100835470 gene encoding probable 1-acylglycerol-3-phosphate O-acyltransferase, whose translation MRRAAAVTRMAATEEMRQASAAAAATVTEASASAAPPAGSRWARVWPAALRWIPTSTERIIAAEKRLLSVLKTGYVQEQVNIGSAPPGSKVRWFRSSSDEPRFINTVTFDSKENAPTLVMVHGYGASQGFFFRNFDALASRFRVIAIDQLGWGGSSRPDFTCKSTEETEAWFIDSLEEWRKAKNLSNFILLGHSFGGYVAAKYALQHPEHVQHLILVGSAGFSSETDHSSEWLTKFRATWKGMLVNQLWESNFTPQRIVRGLGPWGPDLVRRYTTARFGSYSTGELLTEHESGLLTDYIYHTLAAKASGELCLKYIFSLGAFARKPLLQSASDWKVPTTFIYGHDDWMKYQGAQQARKDMKVPCEIIRVPQGGHFVFIDNPSGFHSAVFYACRKFLSGDAEEGLSLPDGLISA comes from the exons AtgcgccgcgctgccgccgtgACGAGGATGGCAGCGACCGAGGAGATGAGGCaggcgtccgccgccgccgccgccacggtgACCGAggcctcggcgtcggcggccccGCCCGCGGGGTCCAGGTGGGCGCGGGTGTGGCCGGCCGCGCTGCGCTGGATCCCCACCTCCACCGAGCGCATCATCGCCGCCGAGAAGCGCCTCCTCTCCGTACTCAA AACTGGGTATGTCCAAGAACAAGTTAACATTGGCTCGGCTCCACCCGGGTCAAAAGTAAGATGGTTTAGATCATCAAGTGATGAGCCAAGGTTCATCAATACAGTGACATTTGATAGCAAGGAGAATGCTCCCACTCTTGTCATGGTCCATGGTTATGGTGCTTCACAGGGTTTCTTCTTTAGAAATTTTGATGCCCTTGCAAGCCGTTTCCGAGTGATTGCCATTGATCAGCTTGG TTGGGGTGGATCAAGTAGACCTGACTTCACCTGTAAAAGTACCGAAG AAACTGAGGCTTGGTTCATAGATTCTTTAGAGGAATGGCGTAAAGCAAAGAACCTCAGTAATTTTATATTGCTCGGTCATTCTTTCGGAGGATATGTTGCAGCAAAATATGCCTTGCAG CATCCTGAACACGTGCAGCACTTAATTTTGGTCGGTTCTGCTGGGTTTTCATCAGAAACAGATCATAGCTCTGAGTGGTTAACCAAGTTTCGAGCAACATGGAAAGGCATGCTAGTGAACCAACTATGGGAGTCCAATTTTACTCCTCAAAGAATTGTAAG AGGATTGGGTCCTTGGGGCCCAGATTTGGTTCGCAGATATACCACTGCTAGGTTTGGCTCATATTCAACAGGTGAATTACTAACAGAACATGAGTCCGGCTTGCTGACAG ATTACATTTACCATACATTAGCTGCCAAAGCTAGTGGAGAGCTGTgcttgaaatatattttttccttgGGGGCATTTGCAAGGAAACCTCTTCTGCAGAG TGCATCTGACTGGAAAGTGCCGACCACTTTCATATATGGCCATGACGATTGGATGAAATACCAGGGGGCACAGCAAGCACGCAAGGATATGAAAGTTCCTTGCGAAATCATCAGAGTCCCACAG GGAGGACATTTTGTGTTCATAGATAACCCTTCCGGGTTCCATTCGGCAGTCTTCTATGCGTGCCGGAAATTTTTATCTGGAGATGCAGAGGAGGGTCTCTCTCTTCCTGATGGCCTGATATCTGCATGA